Proteins encoded by one window of Rutidosis leptorrhynchoides isolate AG116_Rl617_1_P2 chromosome 7, CSIRO_AGI_Rlap_v1, whole genome shotgun sequence:
- the LOC139857542 gene encoding annexin Gh1-like, giving the protein MATIKLPSIIPSPFEDCEQLRKAFAGWGTNEALIIQILAHRDGPQRKKIQETYSATYGENLLKDLDSELSSDFQRVVLLWTMESAERDAYLVNEATKKLTASNWVLMEIACTRSSHQLLAARKAYHDKYKKSIEEDVAHHTSGDFRKLLVFLLSAFRYEGEEVNMTLAKSEAKTVHQKISDKAYNDDEFIRILTTRSKAQLNATLNQYNNQFGNAINKDLKADPESEYLKLLRSAIKCLTTPEKYYEKLLRLAINKLGTDEWALTRVITTRAEVDLQRIAEEYQRRNSVALDKAIAGDTSGDYEKMLLALMGHGDA; this is encoded by the exons ATGGCGACAATTAAATTACCATCAATCATCCCTTCTCCTTTTGAAGACTGTGAGCAACTGCGTAAAGCTTTTGCAG GTTGGGGCACAAATGAGGCATTGATCATTCAGATTCTGGCCCATAGAGATGGACCGCAGCGCAAAAAGATTCAAGAAACATATTCTGCAACATACGGTGAAAATTTACTCAAAGATTTGGACTCTGAGCTTTCAAGCGATTTTCAG CGCGTGGTGTTACTATGGACAATGGAGTCAGCTGAGCGCGATGCGTATTTGGTTAACGAAGCAACAAAGAAACTGACTGCAAGCAATTGGGTTCTTATGGAAATTGCATGCACACGTTCTTCACATCAACTACTTGCTGCGAGAAAGGCGTATCATGATAAATACAAGAAATCAATCGAGGAAGACGTTGCACATCACACATCGGGTGATTTTCGAAAG CTTTTGGTTTTTCTTTTGAGTGCTTTTCGATATGAGGGAGAGGAGGTGAACATGACGTTAGCAAAATCGGAGGCTAAAACCGTCCATCAGAAGATTTCTGACAAAGCGTACAACGACGATGAGTTCATCAGGATTCTTACAACAAGGAGCAAAGCTCAGCTCAATGCAACGTTGAATCAGTACAACAATCAATTTGGAAATGCCATTAACaag GACCTGAAAGCGGATCCAGAAAGTGAATATCTCAAGCTTTTAAGGTCAGCAATCAAATGTTTGACTACTCCAGAGAAATACTATGAGAAGCTTCTTCGGTTGGCCATCAACAAACTAGGAACAGACGAGTGGGCCCTGACCCGTGTCATCACGACTCGTGCAGAGGTTGATTTGCAGCGTATCGCTGAAGAATATCAAAGAAGGAACAGTGTGGCTTTGGACAAAGCAATTGCTGGTGACACATCTGGTGACTATGAGAAAATGCTACTTGCATTGATGGGTCATGGTGATGCTTGA